The following proteins are co-located in the Trichormus variabilis 0441 genome:
- a CDS encoding PAS domain S-box protein has protein sequence MSELLYTFFITITAIIFLYTAFVCVKLIAKAGKFPSNVQLEATNQKLQQAILNSANYTIISTTPDGIILTFNAAAQRWLGYTAEEVIGKTTPEIVHDKNEVVKVAQELSQELGVTIEPGFEVFVAKARLGQVEEREWTYIRKDGSRFPVLLSVTPLYDAEENITGFLGIGSDITARKLAEAALRESEYRYATLAQTAPVGIFRNDASGRCIFANERACNLIGSPLEDILGEGWVQSLHPDDRLRIVREWNQAIKQNLPFKAEYRFRHPNNVINWVISQAIPERGSDGEVTGYIGTMTDINDRKRAEEELLHLSQALESAVEGISQLDTQGHYIKVNPAYAQITGYTPEEMIGMEWTSTVHPDDQEKMMAAYRQMLKNGKVEMEARAMRKDGSAFYKQVVMVKAYNQQQECIGHYCFMKDISDRREVERLKDEFVSVVSHELRTPLTSISGALDLLASKVVPAGSEDAQRMLNIAANNTDRLVRLINDILDIERIESGKIQITPQACNAADLMTQSVEVMEELAEQGGIQLAMSPLSAHLWADPDRIIQVFTNLISNAIKFSPAGATVWVTAKIPEKSELEKFPNPVILFEVKDQGRGIPADKLESIFERFGQVDASDSRQKGGTGLGLAICRSILQHHGGRIWAESTLGEGSTFFFTLPIFPEEQNQEEEFLHRPHTTPQHPKNSTSPLILHCDDDFSVRAVMQVILEKQGYQVMTVASGKEAVEKAKFNQPDAIILNLMMPDIDGWETLALLKQQPETQNVPVIILSGVTPDHNKELSHDVSDWIIKPPDVKLLCRALEKATTKQQAIKVLVVEDDPDLAQVLIAMFNRHGISTFYAQKGREAIQISQNIIPDLLVLDLGLPEWDGFAVVDWLRQHQHLYHVPLVVYTARDLDESDRQRLKLGETLFLTKGRINPQEFEQRVITLLNRIICN, from the coding sequence ATGTCCGAATTACTATATACATTTTTTATAACGATTACAGCCATTATTTTTCTGTACACAGCCTTTGTCTGTGTAAAACTAATTGCAAAAGCTGGGAAATTTCCTAGCAACGTACAGTTAGAAGCAACAAATCAAAAATTGCAACAGGCAATTTTAAACAGTGCCAATTACACAATTATTTCCACCACACCAGACGGCATAATTCTGACATTTAATGCGGCTGCACAACGATGGCTGGGATATACCGCCGAAGAAGTGATTGGTAAAACAACCCCAGAAATTGTCCACGATAAAAATGAAGTCGTGAAAGTGGCACAAGAACTATCTCAAGAGTTAGGGGTAACCATTGAACCTGGATTTGAGGTTTTTGTGGCTAAAGCACGACTGGGACAGGTGGAAGAACGGGAATGGACTTACATTCGTAAAGATGGTTCGCGTTTCCCAGTGCTGCTATCTGTTACACCTTTGTATGATGCAGAAGAAAATATTACCGGTTTTCTGGGTATTGGTAGTGATATTACTGCTCGCAAATTGGCAGAAGCAGCTTTACGAGAAAGTGAATATCGTTATGCCACCCTGGCACAAACCGCACCAGTAGGCATTTTTCGTAATGATGCTTCTGGGCGGTGCATTTTTGCTAATGAAAGAGCTTGCAATTTAATTGGTTCACCCCTCGAAGACATCTTGGGTGAAGGCTGGGTACAATCCCTGCATCCAGACGATCGCCTGCGTATTGTGAGGGAATGGAATCAAGCCATAAAGCAAAATTTACCGTTTAAAGCAGAGTATCGTTTTCGCCATCCCAATAACGTCATTAACTGGGTAATCTCCCAAGCAATCCCCGAAAGAGGAAGTGATGGAGAGGTGACAGGATACATCGGCACAATGACGGACATTAACGATCGCAAACGAGCCGAAGAAGAACTGCTTCACCTCAGCCAAGCCTTGGAAAGCGCTGTGGAAGGTATCTCTCAGTTAGATACTCAGGGACATTACATTAAAGTAAATCCAGCCTACGCCCAGATAACTGGCTACACACCAGAAGAGATGATTGGCATGGAGTGGACATCAACTGTTCATCCAGATGACCAAGAAAAAATGATGGCTGCCTATCGCCAAATGCTGAAAAATGGCAAGGTAGAAATGGAAGCTAGAGCCATGCGTAAAGATGGTTCAGCTTTTTATAAACAAGTAGTAATGGTGAAAGCCTATAACCAACAGCAGGAATGTATCGGCCATTATTGCTTTATGAAGGATATTAGTGATCGCCGTGAAGTCGAACGCCTCAAAGATGAATTTGTCTCTGTCGTCAGTCACGAATTACGCACCCCTTTAACTTCCATTTCTGGCGCTTTAGACTTATTAGCTAGCAAAGTCGTGCCGGCAGGTTCTGAAGATGCCCAACGGATGCTCAACATTGCCGCTAATAATACTGATAGATTGGTGCGTCTGATCAATGACATCCTAGATATTGAACGCATTGAGTCGGGAAAAATCCAAATTACTCCCCAAGCTTGCAATGCTGCCGACTTAATGACCCAATCAGTAGAAGTGATGGAGGAATTAGCAGAGCAAGGGGGAATACAATTAGCAATGTCACCTTTATCAGCTCACCTTTGGGCAGATCCCGATCGCATCATCCAAGTATTTACCAACCTCATCAGCAATGCCATTAAATTCTCCCCTGCTGGGGCTACAGTTTGGGTGACTGCTAAAATTCCCGAAAAAAGTGAGCTAGAAAAATTCCCTAACCCTGTGATCCTGTTTGAAGTCAAAGACCAAGGTCGGGGTATTCCGGCTGATAAATTGGAATCTATCTTTGAGCGTTTTGGGCAAGTTGATGCCTCCGACTCCCGTCAAAAAGGTGGCACAGGTTTGGGCTTGGCTATCTGTCGCAGCATTTTGCAGCATCATGGAGGACGAATCTGGGCTGAAAGCACCTTGGGCGAGGGTAGCACCTTCTTTTTTACCTTGCCAATTTTTCCAGAAGAGCAGAATCAAGAAGAAGAGTTTCTACATCGCCCCCACACCACACCTCAGCACCCCAAAAACTCAACCTCTCCTCTGATACTCCATTGCGATGATGATTTTTCCGTGCGAGCTGTTATGCAAGTCATCCTCGAAAAGCAAGGTTATCAAGTCATGACCGTGGCATCAGGAAAAGAAGCTGTAGAAAAGGCGAAATTCAACCAACCTGATGCAATTATTCTCAATCTCATGATGCCAGATATAGATGGTTGGGAAACATTAGCACTGCTCAAACAGCAGCCAGAAACTCAAAACGTTCCCGTAATTATTCTTAGTGGTGTAACACCTGACCATAATAAAGAACTTTCCCACGATGTTAGTGATTGGATTATCAAACCTCCCGATGTGAAGTTGTTATGCCGAGCTTTAGAAAAAGCTACCACCAAGCAACAAGCCATCAAAGTACTAGTTGTGGAAGATGACCCAGATTTAGCACAAGTATTGATTGCTATGTTCAATCGTCACGGCATTTCTACCTTCTATGCCCAAAAAGGACGGGAAGCCATTCAAATTAGTCAAAATATCATTCCCGACTTGTTGGTACTAGATTTGGGATTACCCGAATGGGATGGTTTTGCCGTGGTGGACTGGTTGCGGCAGCATCAGCATTTGTATCATGTACCTTTAGTAGTTTACACAGCCCGCGATTTAGATGAGAGCGATCGCCAAAGATTAAAATTAGGGGAAACATTATTTCTCACTAAAGGACGCATTAACCCCCAAGAATTTGAGCAGCGTGTCATTACCTTACTCAACAGAATAATTTGCAATTAG
- a CDS encoding response regulator: MATKRILIIDDEYDIRAVAELAFKAVGGWQVSTAASGSEGVAKAAAEQPDVILLDVMMPDIDGIATFQALQANPVTQSIPVILLTAKTQTAEQRGFAELGVQAIITKPFKVMKLPAQVAAALNW, encoded by the coding sequence ATGGCGACGAAACGCATTCTCATCATTGATGATGAATATGATATCCGAGCAGTAGCTGAACTTGCTTTTAAAGCTGTGGGCGGTTGGCAAGTTTCAACGGCTGCTTCTGGTAGTGAGGGAGTGGCTAAAGCGGCGGCTGAACAACCCGACGTAATTCTTCTAGATGTGATGATGCCCGACATAGACGGAATTGCCACTTTTCAAGCCCTACAAGCTAATCCAGTCACTCAGTCGATTCCTGTAATTTTGCTGACAGCAAAGACCCAAACCGCCGAACAGAGAGGATTTGCCGAACTAGGAGTACAAGCTATTATTACCAAGCCCTTCAAGGTAATGAAATTGCCTGCTCAAGTTGCCGCAGCCTTAAATTGGTAA
- a CDS encoding Mo-dependent nitrogenase C-terminal domain-containing protein, protein MMSSITFSFVFVVNLLLQPIRQWLESLKIENHRLARWLCTIIPASCPFERELKWGDRTLVHIPPLCKLNPFYKQLIEIRFKALMYLADECGEDVTQFC, encoded by the coding sequence ATGATGTCTAGTATCACATTCAGCTTCGTCTTTGTTGTAAATCTGCTACTACAACCAATCCGTCAATGGCTGGAATCTTTAAAAATCGAAAATCACCGATTAGCACGATGGCTGTGTACAATTATTCCTGCCAGTTGTCCATTTGAACGAGAACTTAAATGGGGCGATCGCACCTTAGTTCACATCCCGCCTCTATGTAAACTCAATCCTTTTTACAAACAGCTAATAGAAATTCGCTTTAAAGCCTTGATGTACTTAGCAGACGAATGTGGTGAAGATGTTACACAGTTCTGCTAG
- a CDS encoding glycosyltransferase family 9 protein: MRVVALVPGGIGDQILFFPTLDDLKRYYPNAQLDVVVEPRSKAAYRVSKSVNDILTFDYKDRNSLADWGNLVGTIRDREYDVAIAVGQSWLVGLFLWLTGIPTRIGYQGKGASFLTKTVPFKPSQYAAAVYHDLLQPFGITTPTPELAVNVPKPDIDWANSEQKRLGVSETGYVLIYGGSSWVSQPQALDSIYPVENWQEIIQDFRQKQPDLPIVVIQGPDDEQFVRSLRDYSLDIKVTSPDNVGKLTAMIAGANLMLTTDSAPLHLSVAVQTYTIALFGSTDPVKLLPQSDKLLGIKSPTGRVADILPKAVLEKVWGG; encoded by the coding sequence ATGCGAGTAGTAGCCCTTGTACCTGGCGGAATTGGCGATCAAATTCTGTTCTTTCCGACTCTAGACGATCTGAAGCGCTATTACCCAAACGCTCAGTTAGATGTTGTAGTGGAACCCCGGTCAAAGGCTGCCTACCGGGTGAGCAAGTCAGTAAACGACATACTGACCTTCGATTACAAAGACCGTAACAGCCTAGCAGATTGGGGAAATCTCGTAGGCACAATTCGTGATCGTGAGTATGATGTAGCGATCGCTGTTGGACAAAGCTGGTTAGTGGGTTTATTCCTCTGGTTAACAGGAATCCCCACCCGGATCGGCTACCAAGGTAAAGGTGCATCATTTCTGACCAAAACTGTACCCTTCAAACCATCCCAATACGCGGCGGCGGTTTACCACGACTTGCTGCAACCCTTTGGTATCACAACCCCTACTCCAGAGTTAGCGGTAAATGTGCCAAAACCAGATATTGACTGGGCAAATAGCGAACAAAAACGCCTTGGGGTTAGTGAAACAGGTTACGTTTTGATTTATGGTGGCTCTAGCTGGGTATCTCAGCCTCAAGCCTTGGATTCAATTTACCCTGTGGAAAACTGGCAGGAAATCATTCAAGACTTTCGACAAAAGCAGCCAGATTTGCCTATTGTAGTCATACAAGGCCCAGATGATGAGCAATTTGTGCGATCGCTCCGAGATTATTCTTTAGATATCAAGGTGACCTCCCCTGATAACGTCGGTAAACTAACGGCGATGATTGCTGGAGCTAACTTAATGCTGACTACCGATAGTGCGCCACTGCACTTAAGTGTGGCAGTACAAACCTATACTATTGCTCTATTTGGTTCCACAGACCCCGTCAAGTTATTACCCCAAAGCGATAAACTTCTGGGCATTAAATCTCCCACAGGTAGGGTGGCAGATATTTTACCCAAAGCTGTATTAGAAAAAGTTTGGGGAGGTTGA
- the ispD gene encoding 2-C-methyl-D-erythritol 4-phosphate cytidylyltransferase → MYLLIPAAGVGKRMGCDRNKLLLEVRSQPIIAWTLLAAQAASEISWIGIISQPTDWPDFKSILANLQLTKPVEFILGGSTRQESVYNGLQALPKAAEQVLIHDGARCLATPNLLNSCAQAIRHCSGLIAAVPVKDTIKVADEDGIIQSTPDRRNLWAAQTPQGFNVELLKQCHAEGVRQGWEVTDDAALFEKCGIEVQIVEGEETNLKVTTPQDLAIAEFILNSRDNS, encoded by the coding sequence GTGTATTTACTAATTCCCGCCGCCGGTGTTGGCAAAAGAATGGGATGTGACCGCAATAAGCTGCTGCTAGAAGTGCGATCGCAACCTATTATTGCTTGGACTCTTTTAGCTGCACAAGCAGCCAGTGAAATTAGTTGGATTGGGATTATTTCCCAACCCACTGACTGGCCAGATTTTAAATCCATTCTGGCTAACTTACAGCTGACTAAACCAGTGGAATTTATCTTAGGAGGTTCCACTAGGCAAGAATCGGTTTACAACGGCTTACAGGCGCTACCAAAAGCCGCAGAGCAAGTTTTAATTCATGATGGTGCTAGATGTCTGGCGACACCGAATTTACTCAACTCCTGCGCTCAGGCAATTCGTCACTGTTCCGGCTTGATTGCGGCTGTCCCGGTAAAAGATACGATTAAAGTTGCGGATGAAGATGGCATAATTCAAAGTACACCAGACAGACGCAATCTTTGGGCAGCACAAACCCCCCAAGGATTTAACGTTGAGTTGTTGAAACAGTGCCACGCTGAAGGTGTTCGTCAAGGTTGGGAAGTGACTGACGATGCTGCTTTATTTGAAAAGTGCGGTATCGAAGTGCAAATTGTGGAAGGTGAGGAAACAAATTTGAAAGTAACCACTCCCCAAGATTTAGCGATCGCTGAATTTATTCTTAACAGTCGAGACAATTCCTAA
- a CDS encoding CRR6 family NdhI maturation factor has translation MTITIALNTDTVNTLDLSPAHQVINQLLQEGNIASHEQQLSFAIEYTLEPGDPRELSEIPELRLWFVRLDAKYPWLPFLLDWKTGELGRYTAMLVPHQFSAKEGIQYNPEALEIFLMHKIFVLSDWLKQQQIPSQSRLKSMAQMLGYELEDAFFEMF, from the coding sequence ATGACAATTACGATCGCCCTCAATACAGACACTGTTAATACTCTCGATTTATCACCTGCACATCAGGTAATCAACCAACTGCTGCAAGAGGGAAATATTGCTTCCCACGAACAGCAGTTAAGTTTTGCTATCGAATACACTCTAGAGCCTGGCGATCCCCGCGAATTGTCAGAAATTCCCGAATTAAGGCTGTGGTTTGTGCGTCTGGATGCCAAGTATCCCTGGTTGCCATTTTTACTAGATTGGAAAACTGGTGAACTGGGGCGTTACACCGCTATGCTTGTACCGCACCAGTTCAGCGCCAAAGAAGGCATTCAGTATAATCCCGAAGCTTTAGAAATCTTTTTGATGCACAAGATTTTTGTTTTAAGTGATTGGTTAAAACAACAACAAATACCCTCGCAATCGCGTCTTAAGTCTATGGCGCAAATGCTGGGTTACGAATTAGAAGATGCTTTTTTTGAGATGTTTTAG